The Bacteroidota bacterium sequence TCATGGATCTTGTACCTGTCGAGCTGCATTCCGAAGGTGATTTCCTTGATTTCGCCATCAATGCGGACTTTCAGGAATCCCTGCCGCCGCACCTGTTCGAATAACTCGCGGTAATGTCCCTTCCGGCCTTTCACCAAGGGGCTGAGAATGATGACATGACGGTCATTGTAATGTTCCAGAATGAGATTGACGATCTGGTCAGACGTATACCGGACCATCTTCAGCCCGGTAACATAGGAATAAGCGTCGGCAATGCGGGCGTAAAGCAACCTGAGGAAATCATAAATTTCAGTTATCGTTCCTACAGTGGAGCGGGGATTTTTATTGGTCGATTTTTGTTCAATGGATATCACAGGGCTTAATCCTGTAATCATATCCACATCGGGCCTTTCCAGAGCACCAATGAACTGCCTCGCATAGGCTGAGAAGGTTTCCATGTATCGGCGCTGTCCCTCGGCATAAATGGTGTCAAATGCCAGTGATGATTTTCCGCTGCCACTTAATCCGGTGATCACCACCAGCTTATTGCGCGGTATCTTCAGGTCAATGTTCTGAAGATTATGCACACGGGCACCGTATATTTCCAAATATGGTTCGCTTGGTAGCATAAATTTTTATATTCCCGGAACGTGAGGTGCACTATATCAAATCAATCACCTTCAGTGTATCTCCAAATATCGCATCCTCTTCAAAATCATTATTCTCCAGTAATTTGCTGTAGTTCAGAAATCCATCTTTCGGTAAATGAATGATATAAGTTTTATTCTGCCTGTTCTTTAAATAATTCTGCCTAAGCCAGGGATTTAATTCTTTTAATGCCAGGTAACTGATATTCTGTTTTTTCGCAAATTGAGCCAAATCGTCAACCGGTTTATTGATAGCCATAGTATCAGTCGGAATAGCCGGATAAAAATCTTTTACGCGGAGGAAATATCCATAATGAGTGGGATAGGAATAAATGTTTTTTATGGCGAGAATTCTGTAAATGTACCTGCTGGTTTCTTCGCTTAAAAGTAAATCGTAATATGACGTCGCCTTTTGTTTGTCCAATATTTCACTGATTTGTTGTATTCCGGCATTATAGGAAGCTGCAGCAAGAGTCCAGTTTTGAAATATACTGTAAGCATCACGGAAATACCTGCACGCAGCTTCTGTCGATTTCTCAATATGATAACGTTCATCTACTTCAGTGTTGATTTCAAGACCATACTCATTGCCTGTGGTGCTGAGAAACTGCCAGAATCCTGTTGCCCCGGTTGGTGATATCACATTACGCAGGCCGCTTTCGATCATGGCAACATACTTAAAATCATCAGGTATACCATACTTTTTAAGGATTGGTTCGATGACAGGTAGATAGCGGTGTGCACGCTTGAACATGAATAGGGTGGAGGAATGCCAGTAGGTGTTGACTATCAGTTCTCGATCGAGTGCTTCACGCACATAAAAAAGATCAAGAGGAACCGGTTCACCGGCAAAAACCAGTGAATCAGGAACAGGAGGCGATAAAATCCTGTTATTCCTTGTAAAAGCATTCCAGTAAGCCACGTCCGATGTGCCATCATGATGTGAGAAAATAAAAATTAATCCAGCAGCCAGCAGGATCATAACCGGGAAGCCGAAATAAAGTATTTTTTTTATTATCGTTTTAGTCATAGGAAAATCTGATCATAAATTGTAACGAACTGCCTGCATCATTATTAAATTAATTTCCCATATTGATCCCTGATCATTGATCATTGCATAATAAACGGGCTTTGAATATCTTTGAATAGCGGTGCGTTGTTATCTTTTTCTGCCAGGACCGGATTCTGAAAATTCCAGTTGATATTGAGGTCTGGATCATCCCATCGGATACTTCTTTCCGCATCCCGGTTGTATACAGTGGTGCATTTATATGAAAAAATGGAATCATCTTCCAGTGTCAGGAATCCGTGAGCAAATCCCGGCGGTATCCAGTACAGGAATTTATTTTCTCCGGTGAGAACCGCCGAACACCATTTACCATAAAATGGCGAATGCCGCCTGATATCAACAGCAACATCCAGCACAGCTCCTTTAATCACTCTGACCAGTTTGCCCTGCTCAAAGGGCGGGATCTGATAATGTAATCCCCGCAGCACCCCTTTCTTTGACATGGATTCATTATCCTGCACAAACATATAATCCATGCCGGCTTCTGCAAACCGCTCAAAATGGTAGGATTCATAAAAATAGCCCCTGTTGTCACGATACACATCAGGTTTAATGAGCCATACATCCGGGATATCTGATTTAATGATCTCCATCAAATTTCAAATTACAAGTATTCTATTGTTCTTTGCTATCCAGATATTCAATAATCTTTCAAATTCATTGTTAATTAGCCTCACCCCCTGTCCCCCTCTCCTCCAAGAGAGGGGGTGAAGGGGGTGAGGTATTTTGGTCAAATTCCCCGCAGTTCGCTGCGGAATTTGTGTTTAAAGCTTACTCTATGGTTCATACCAATTTAATTTTCAAATTGACAAATTAACACATTGTCACATTATATGTGTATCGGTTGTCCGTAAGCAGCTGCCACCGCTTCCATTATTGCCTCCGAGATTGTAGGGTGAGGGTGGATAGATGTAATGATCTCATACCCGGTTGTTTCAAGCTTGCGTGCAACTACAACCTCGGCAATCATCTCAGTGACGTTTTCTCCGATAAGATGGGCACCAAGCCATTCACCATATTTGGCATCAAGGATGACTTTCACAAATCCTTCTTTGGCTCCGGAAGCGCTGGCCTTGCCGGAGGCTGTCAATGGGAACTTGCCGACTTTAATATCATAGCCCGCATCCTTTGCAGCTTTTTCGGTCATGCCGACCGAAGCAATCTCGGGCTGGGTGTAAGTGCATGCCGGTACGTTGCCGTAATCCAAGGGTTCTGGATTCATGCCGGCAATTTTTTCCACGCAGATGATTCCTTCATGTGATGCCACATGGGCAAACGCCGGCCCAGGCACAACATCACCGATAGCATAATAACCTTCTATCGGTGTACGGTAGTATTCATCAACAACGATCTTGTCTTTTTCCGTTTTTATTCCGGTTTCTTCCAGACCAATGCCTTCGATATTAGTTTTAATGCCAACCGCTGACAGGACGATGTCGGCTTCGATGATCTCTTCACCATTTTTTGTCTTTACGGTGGCCTTGCAGGTTTTACCTGTGGTATCAACCGACTCGACCGATGAGGAGGTCATTACCTTTATACCGGCTTTCTTAAATGACCGTGATAGCTGTTTTGAGACCTCTTCATCTTCAAGGGGTACTATCTCAGGAAGAAATTCCACCAATGTCACTTGTGTTCCTATGGCATTATAGAAATAGGCGAACTCGGAGCCAATAGCACCGGAACCGACAACAATCATGGATTTGGGCTGTTGTTTTAGCACCATGGCTTCACGGTAACCGATGATTTTTTCCCCATCCTGTTTCAGACCGGGTAATTCTTTTGATCGGGCGCCTGTGGCAATGATGATATGGCTGGCCTTATAATCGGTCTTATTCCCGACTTCATCGGTCACTACGACTGTTTTGCCGGGCTTGACAACGCCATAGCCTTTGATGTGATCGATCTTGTTTTTTTTGAATAGGAATTGTATACCCTTGCTCATTCCATCTGCTATGGCGCGGCTGCGGTTTGTCATGGCTTCCATGTCGGGTAAAACCTCACCTGATAATTTTATTCCGTAATCAGCTGCATGCGCCATATACTGGTACACCTGAGCGCTCTTTAGAAGTGTCTTTGTGGGGATGCAGCCCCAGTTCAGGCATATACCACCAAGGTCGGCATTCTCAATGACAGCCGTTTTCATCCCAAGCTGCGACGCCCTGATAGCAGCTACATAACCACCTGGGCCACTGCCTATAATGATGATATCGTAATTCATAAATCCGTATTAATTTAAATTGCCGTGCAAAAGTACTAAAATCTGTTAAGATTATTGTGGATGTGATTTCCCAAAAATCAGGTGTTTAGATATCTCTTCAAACAATTGCCCCTGTGTAAATTCAGAATTATAATTTGAATAGCAATTTTATTGTATTTTTATGTCCTGAATTTTATGATCTTTTAAAGTCTAATCATATGGATCCCAGAGGAAAACAATACTATATCGATGCGGCACGAAGGTCAGCCGTATGGCATGATGAGTATATCAGAGAGATGAAAAAGTGCCGGTTTGATACCATAGCAGTGCATGGGATTTACTCCTTGCAGGAGGCACTGGATTTCAACCAGGGATCGATCATTGAACCGATTTATATGTCTACATCCCAGGCTTATCGTGATGCTGACGAGATGGAGGCTGCCCTGGGTTATGAGATCCCGACATGGTGTTACTCCCGTATTGCCAATCCAAGTATTTATTATCTTGAGGGAGTGCTGGCCCTTCTCGAAGGTTATGGCGGCGATGCAGAGACCTCTTGTGTGGTGACATCCTCCGGCATGGCAGCCATCCAAAGTGCCATTGATCCTCTTCTGGTGACTGATCCCAGACGGCCTTCTGCACCTGTCAATTTTGTGGCTACTTGCCAGGTTTATGGCGGCACTTTTCAGCAATTCGCCATGCGGAAACAAAAGGACAGAAACATACAGTGGCGGAAAGTCATCCACTCCAACGATATCAGTGAATGGGAAAAACTCATAGATGAAAATACCCGGTTCCTATATGGGGAGATGCCAAGCAATCCGGGTCAGGCTTTTTTTGACCTGGAAAAAGTTGTCGCACTCGCACACCGTTATGGCATACCTATGATCGTGGATTCAACAGTGGCGACCCCTGCATTGATGCGCCCTATCAATTATGGAACTGATATAGTTATTCAATCTGTCACAAAGTCATTGAGTGCCAGTGGCCTTGGGATTGGTGGAGCCGTCATCGCACGCAAGCATATTGTGACAAACATCGATAATGATGAGATGAAAAAGGATTTTTGCGGTTATCTTAAACTTTTACCAAACCGCGATAATGGCCCTAATATTTCACCCATGAACGCTGTCATGGCTATAAATGACATACGTACAATCCGTCCCCGCATGAACCAGGTCAGCCGTAGCACCATGACCGTGGCGCATTATCTGGAAGGTCATAAACATGTTGAACAGGTTGATTATCTTGGCCTGGAATCCCACCCTCTGCATGAGCTTGCATCACGTTATATGATACTGGTCGATTCAGAATACGATGAACAATATGGGCAAAAGGTCAACAGATATGGTCATTTGATGTCATTCAGAATAAAGGGAGAACACCAGGCGACACGTGATGTTTTCGATGCCTTTCAGCGCATTTGGCGTGCTACTGACCTGGGAAGGATCAAATCAATAGCTACAATACCTTCCATATCAACACACTTACAGCAGGGTGAAGAAGGCCGCAAGCTGGCTGATATCCCACCTAATCTGATCCGCCTTTGTGTTGGCGCCGAGCATCCCAACGATATTATCGCCGACCTGGATCAGGCTCTGTCAGTCCTCGACGGGAAAAAGGTCAGCTTTTCCTTTCCGGAATTCTCCTCCGGTGGCGCCTCGTCAGCTAAGTTGCAGAGAAAATGATTAAAAGTAGGCAGTCGGCAGTCGGCAGTCGGCAGTCGGCAGTCGGCAGTCAGCAGTAAAACAGTATAACAGTATAACAATAAAACAGTATAACAGTATAACAATAAAACAATAAAACAATAAAACAATAAAACAATATAACACTATAACAATAGAGCAATAGAAAACTATTATTGATAAGAAAACCCATAAATCATGAAATATAAACTTGCGCTTATTGGATTTGGAACGGTTGGACAGGGATTTTGTGAAATATTATTAAACAAAAATGCTTACCTGAAAAAGAAGTATGACTTTGAATTTGATGTTGTGGCAGTGGCCGACTTTGCCTATGGCAATGTGTTTAATCCTGGTGGCCTTGACATTAAAAGGATGATTGGCGAAGCCAAAATGAAAAAGAAATTCAGCAAAGATCTTACAAAATGGGATAACCTCACTCTTATCAGGGAATGCAATGCCGATATCGTTTGCGAATTGACCTATACAGACCTGAAGACCGGCAAACCTGCTGTGGATCATTGCCGCGAAGCCCTTAAATCGGGCAAACATGTTGTCACAAGCAATAAAGGACCTGCAGCTTTGTATTATCCACAGATGAAAAAGCTGGCTAATGAGCATAAAGTGAAATTCATGATCGAAGGCACTGTCGTTGCCGGTACGCCAATTATCAACCTGACATCAGGACCTCTGGCAGGCTGCGAGATCTCTTGTATTAGAGGCATCCTGAATGGCACAACCAACTATATCCTGACTGAGATGGAAAAAGGCTTGGACTATGCCCATGTCCTGAAGACAGCCCAGGAACTGGGGTATGCTGAGGCTGATCCAACAGGCGATGTGGAAGGCTATGATGCCAGAGCCAAGGTCACCATCCTTGCTAATGTAGTTATGGGAGCCAGTCTGAAAATCGATGAAGTGGTATGCAAGGGCATAACTAAAATCACAGCCAGCGACATTGATAAGGCCAGGAAACAGAATGCCAGATGGAAACTCATAGGTTCTGTTGAAAGGAAGGATGGAAAAGTCGCCGGATCGGTGGCTCCGGAAATGGTACCTCTATCTCATCCGCTGGCTGGAGTGATGGGAGCAACAAATGCACTGACCTTCACCACTGACCTTCTTGGCGACGTCACCATCGTTGGACCTGGTGCAGGAAGAATTCAGACAGGCTTCGCCATACTCACAGATGTATTGGAAATTCATAAAGATATGCCATTATAACTCTTTGCGCAAAGGTCGCCAAGTTAACGTCTCTGCTTTTGTTATTTATCTGATAGAACTATAATGTCTTATACTGGAAAATGCCTCTATGTTGATCTCACCACTAAAAAGTGGGAAATCAGGGAAACTGATCAGTCATTGAAAGAAAACTTTATAGGTGGAAAAGGCATGGGATTCGCTCTCATGGAACAGTATGCTCCTGATCCTGACCCTTTTTCCCCGGAAAATCCCATCATCTTTACTAATGGCCCATTTACCGGTTCCAAAGTTCAGACCAGCGCACGGACCTCTCTGATAACGAAATCTCCGTTAACTAATTCTCTTCTCGACAGCCACTGCGGTGGGAATTTTGGCCCCCGGCTCAAAGCGGCAGGTTTTGACTACCTCTATATTACAGGTAAATCTGATCAACCGGTCTATATTTATCTCACCGACCAGAAGGTGGAGATTCTTGATGCCCGTGACTTATGGGGTAAAGGAATATTTTATACAAATGATGAACTGATCAGGCGGCATAAAGGTATAAATCCCAGAGTAGCAGCTATAGGCCCTGCGGGTGAAAAACTTTCCAAAATAGCCTGCATCGGTGTCGACAAGCACCGGCAGTATGGCCGGGGAGGCAGCGGCGCTGTGATGGGATCGAAAAATATTAAGGCAGTTGTGGCAGACGGAAAAACACCTGTCAAATACTATAATGAAGCTCTTTTCAATGAGATCAATAAAGCCTTTGTCAAAGATATCCTGAATCATTCTGGAGTAAAATTCCGCAGAGTCAAGGGCACGATAAAATGCATGCGCAGCGGCCAGGAATATGAGTTCCTGCCTGTTCGAAATTTCAGGGAAGTCACCTTTGATCACCTGGAACAGGTCAGTTCCGAGGCAGCCCGCCAGGAACTCAATTGGGAAGATACAGCTTGTTTTAACTGTTCGATACGATGCTCCAAATGGGCCCGGTGGGATAACCATGAAATTGAAGGACCTGAATATGAAACCACGGCATTCCTCGGCTCCGGCAGCATGGTCGGAAATATTAAGGATGTTGCTTGGGCAAATGAAGTGTGCAATGACCTTGGACTCGATACCATCAGTGCCGGTGTAACCTGTTCTTTCGCTATGGAATGTTATGAAAAGGGACTTATTGATGACTGGGATGGTTTGTCCATGGAATGGGGTGATGCAGTGAACCAAAGAGTATTTATTGAAAAACTGGCCGGCAGGCAAGGTATCGGCGACATCTTTGCAGATGGGACACGGGATGCGGCAAAAAAGATAGGTAAAGGCAGCACAGCATTTGCCATGAATGTTTTTGGCATGGAGATATCAGGCGTAAATCCTAAAGGATGTCTCACAATGGGAGTCACCCTCTCTGTCGCCGATTTCGCCAGCCACACCAGGCTGTGGTGTACTGAGCAGGAAATGGGCAGTGACTTCACCATTGAGGATATTCCTGTCACCATCGCCGATGGCCTCGATACGGTCAATGTCAGGAACAGCTTGATTATTTGTGACTTTGTCCCCCTTGGATTAGACCGTCTGGCACCTTTGCTCAATGCAGCTACAGGACTTGATTATTCGGCTGACGATCTTCTTGCTTTAGGAACAAAACTTACACACTTAGCCCGGCGTTATAACCTGCGCAATGGAAGGAAATATACCGATGATATCATGCCTGAACGTTTTTTTAGCGAAAAATCGCTGGCCGGATTCATGCGGGATAAATATGTTGATAAGGCCTTTTTTAATGATATCATTCAGAAATATTATAAGGTTCGTGGATGGACTCCTTACGGAGAACCCACAAATGAAATATTAAAAAAATACAACCTGGTTTGAAATTTATTTTATTCACTTCTGCGTCCCTCTGTGAAAACCTCCGTGTTCCTCCGTGGTTAAAAAATCTTTCCATCGCGGAGTACAGAATATACTCACAGGAACGCAAATCAAATTCCCTGAAAATATGTTAAAAGGAGCATATACATTACTGGTCACCCCTTTTAAAAATGATATGTCAGTCGACGAAGACGGCCTCAAAAAGCTTGTCCTGCGGCAGGTGGACGCCGACATACACGGTATTGCACCACTGGGAGTGACAGGTGAAAACACACTTATGACCGATGAAGAGGTGCTAAGGGTGCTTAAAATTGTCGTTGATAATGCTCATGGCAAATGCCTGGTTGTCCCCGATACATGCGTGATGAGCCTCTGGAAAGGACTGGAAAGAATAAAGGAGTTCGCCGGCCTTGGCGCTGATTATATCGCTGTTTTTGCTCCTTATTTTATCCTTCCTAAAATGGATGGCCTTATTAAATTTTATGAAAAACTGGCCGATGTGTCACCCGTTCCGATTGTGCTGCATACATCAAAAGGCCGTACAGGCATTGATGTGACACCCGAGACTATTGCCCATCTGGCGAAACATCCAAACATTGCAGGCATTAAATATGGCAGTAAGGAAATTGACCTTTTGGCAAAGGTCATTTATCTGACTAAAGACGAAGATTTCGAAGTTTTTACAGGCAAGGATACAACGGCTTTTACCTTTGTAACTGCCGGTGGCAGTGGCACCTTTACAGTGGCGGGAAATGTGATCCCCGGAGCCATGAAGGACATGGTCGATAAGGCGCTGGCAGGAAAGACCGGCGAAGCTCAGGAAATCCATCACAGGTACTATGAGCTTTTTGAAGCTGTGCGTTTTGAAACCAATCCCATGGGCGCCAAGATGGCTCTGAATCTGATGGGATTGCCCGCAGGACCACTTCGGCTGCCGCTCACACAACTGAGTAATGAAAAAACCAGAGTGCTCGCATCAATATTAAAGGAAAGGGATCTGATATGAAAGAGATCATCATCCGTGCACCGGCAACAAGCGCCAATGTCGGCCC is a genomic window containing:
- a CDS encoding lytic transglycosylase domain-containing protein — encoded protein: MTKTIIKKILYFGFPVMILLAAGLIFIFSHHDGTSDVAYWNAFTRNNRILSPPVPDSLVFAGEPVPLDLFYVREALDRELIVNTYWHSSTLFMFKRAHRYLPVIEPILKKYGIPDDFKYVAMIESGLRNVISPTGATGFWQFLSTTGNEYGLEINTEVDERYHIEKSTEAACRYFRDAYSIFQNWTLAAASYNAGIQQISEILDKQKATSYYDLLLSEETSRYIYRILAIKNIYSYPTHYGYFLRVKDFYPAIPTDTMAINKPVDDLAQFAKKQNISYLALKELNPWLRQNYLKNRQNKTYIIHLPKDGFLNYSKLLENNDFEEDAIFGDTLKVIDLI
- the rfbC gene encoding dTDP-4-dehydrorhamnose 3,5-epimerase, translating into MEIIKSDIPDVWLIKPDVYRDNRGYFYESYHFERFAEAGMDYMFVQDNESMSKKGVLRGLHYQIPPFEQGKLVRVIKGAVLDVAVDIRRHSPFYGKWCSAVLTGENKFLYWIPPGFAHGFLTLEDDSIFSYKCTTVYNRDAERSIRWDDPDLNINWNFQNPVLAEKDNNAPLFKDIQSPFIMQ
- the lpdA gene encoding dihydrolipoyl dehydrogenase, yielding MNYDIIIIGSGPGGYVAAIRASQLGMKTAVIENADLGGICLNWGCIPTKTLLKSAQVYQYMAHAADYGIKLSGEVLPDMEAMTNRSRAIADGMSKGIQFLFKKNKIDHIKGYGVVKPGKTVVVTDEVGNKTDYKASHIIIATGARSKELPGLKQDGEKIIGYREAMVLKQQPKSMIVVGSGAIGSEFAYFYNAIGTQVTLVEFLPEIVPLEDEEVSKQLSRSFKKAGIKVMTSSSVESVDTTGKTCKATVKTKNGEEIIEADIVLSAVGIKTNIEGIGLEETGIKTEKDKIVVDEYYRTPIEGYYAIGDVVPGPAFAHVASHEGIICVEKIAGMNPEPLDYGNVPACTYTQPEIASVGMTEKAAKDAGYDIKVGKFPLTASGKASASGAKEGFVKVILDAKYGEWLGAHLIGENVTEMIAEVVVARKLETTGYEIITSIHPHPTISEAIMEAVAAAYGQPIHI
- a CDS encoding aminotransferase class I/II-fold pyridoxal phosphate-dependent enzyme; amino-acid sequence: MDPRGKQYYIDAARRSAVWHDEYIREMKKCRFDTIAVHGIYSLQEALDFNQGSIIEPIYMSTSQAYRDADEMEAALGYEIPTWCYSRIANPSIYYLEGVLALLEGYGGDAETSCVVTSSGMAAIQSAIDPLLVTDPRRPSAPVNFVATCQVYGGTFQQFAMRKQKDRNIQWRKVIHSNDISEWEKLIDENTRFLYGEMPSNPGQAFFDLEKVVALAHRYGIPMIVDSTVATPALMRPINYGTDIVIQSVTKSLSASGLGIGGAVIARKHIVTNIDNDEMKKDFCGYLKLLPNRDNGPNISPMNAVMAINDIRTIRPRMNQVSRSTMTVAHYLEGHKHVEQVDYLGLESHPLHELASRYMILVDSEYDEQYGQKVNRYGHLMSFRIKGEHQATRDVFDAFQRIWRATDLGRIKSIATIPSISTHLQQGEEGRKLADIPPNLIRLCVGAEHPNDIIADLDQALSVLDGKKVSFSFPEFSSGGASSAKLQRK
- a CDS encoding homoserine dehydrogenase, whose product is MKYKLALIGFGTVGQGFCEILLNKNAYLKKKYDFEFDVVAVADFAYGNVFNPGGLDIKRMIGEAKMKKKFSKDLTKWDNLTLIRECNADIVCELTYTDLKTGKPAVDHCREALKSGKHVVTSNKGPAALYYPQMKKLANEHKVKFMIEGTVVAGTPIINLTSGPLAGCEISCIRGILNGTTNYILTEMEKGLDYAHVLKTAQELGYAEADPTGDVEGYDARAKVTILANVVMGASLKIDEVVCKGITKITASDIDKARKQNARWKLIGSVERKDGKVAGSVAPEMVPLSHPLAGVMGATNALTFTTDLLGDVTIVGPGAGRIQTGFAILTDVLEIHKDMPL
- a CDS encoding aldehyde ferredoxin oxidoreductase family protein, producing the protein MSYTGKCLYVDLTTKKWEIRETDQSLKENFIGGKGMGFALMEQYAPDPDPFSPENPIIFTNGPFTGSKVQTSARTSLITKSPLTNSLLDSHCGGNFGPRLKAAGFDYLYITGKSDQPVYIYLTDQKVEILDARDLWGKGIFYTNDELIRRHKGINPRVAAIGPAGEKLSKIACIGVDKHRQYGRGGSGAVMGSKNIKAVVADGKTPVKYYNEALFNEINKAFVKDILNHSGVKFRRVKGTIKCMRSGQEYEFLPVRNFREVTFDHLEQVSSEAARQELNWEDTACFNCSIRCSKWARWDNHEIEGPEYETTAFLGSGSMVGNIKDVAWANEVCNDLGLDTISAGVTCSFAMECYEKGLIDDWDGLSMEWGDAVNQRVFIEKLAGRQGIGDIFADGTRDAAKKIGKGSTAFAMNVFGMEISGVNPKGCLTMGVTLSVADFASHTRLWCTEQEMGSDFTIEDIPVTIADGLDTVNVRNSLIICDFVPLGLDRLAPLLNAATGLDYSADDLLALGTKLTHLARRYNLRNGRKYTDDIMPERFFSEKSLAGFMRDKYVDKAFFNDIIQKYYKVRGWTPYGEPTNEILKKYNLV
- the dapA gene encoding 4-hydroxy-tetrahydrodipicolinate synthase codes for the protein MLKGAYTLLVTPFKNDMSVDEDGLKKLVLRQVDADIHGIAPLGVTGENTLMTDEEVLRVLKIVVDNAHGKCLVVPDTCVMSLWKGLERIKEFAGLGADYIAVFAPYFILPKMDGLIKFYEKLADVSPVPIVLHTSKGRTGIDVTPETIAHLAKHPNIAGIKYGSKEIDLLAKVIYLTKDEDFEVFTGKDTTAFTFVTAGGSGTFTVAGNVIPGAMKDMVDKALAGKTGEAQEIHHRYYELFEAVRFETNPMGAKMALNLMGLPAGPLRLPLTQLSNEKTRVLASILKERDLI